The genomic window GGCCACGGGCATGTTCAACCTCATGCGCAACGAGGGCGGCAGCGTCGGCATCGCCCTGTGCACCACGGTGCTGGCCCAGCGGGCCCAGTTCCACCATGCGCGCCTCGCCGAGCACGTCACGATGTTCAACCCGGGCCTGCAGCAGCGCGGCGTGGCGCTGGTGCGGGGCTTCTTCCCCAAGGCCGGCCTCGACCCCGCCTCCATGCCGGGACTGGCCGCGGGCCTGGTGGGCGCGGAGGTGAACCGCCAGTCCTATCTCCTCAGCTTCATCGACATCTTCGCGTTCCTGGCGGCGTCGCTGGCCGTGGCCCTGCCCCTGGTGCTGCTCATGCGGCACTTCAGGAGCGACGGCAAGCACCGCCCCATGGTGCACTGAGCCCGGATTCTGCAGTTGAAGTCCCAGGGCTCAGATTTGTAGGCGGTCTCCACCCCAGCACGCGCTGTCGAGGGGAGATGGAGGAGACGAATGGCGGGTGAGGAAATCCCTTATTTTTGATTCTTCACGGATCTGAGTGAAGACCTCGACCCACACTCACTCTGGCTTGTTTCTGGAGAGGACCCTGGATCGGCCTTTTGAAGGCCGTCATGACCCACTTCATTCAGACACGTTGAGACGAAAAGCCTATCGCCGAGGCGCCGAGGGGCCGAGGTTCGCCGAGAAAAGATCTTTTTTTTCTTCGGCGATCCTCGGCTGCCTCGGCGCCTCGGCGATAGGCTCTTCGTTGGAGTTCTCCGGATTCATCGGGAAACAGTTCGGCAGCAGTGCACTTGCTCCTCAAGCGCATCGCCTACGGTTACCGGGATGAGGCCTGCTTCTTCCTCAAGATCCGTGCGGCTTTCCCCGGTAATCCGTGAAGAACCCTTATTTTGAGTCGGGTAGGCCGGGGAGCTTGCGCCCCCGGCCCCCCTCAGATCCGGACGTGCGGGACTACCGCATCCGGCTCCTCGTCACGGTCGCTGAGGACGTAGTTTCGATGCGTAACTGATGGCTGGGGCCAGTGGGAACCGAGCCAGAAGCTTGTTCATGCGATCCCAGGTCATGCGGGCCCGCTGGGACCTCCGGTTGAGCCATCCACGCCACCTTCGCCCAACTTCATAGCGGAAGTGCGCCAGGGCCCTGGAGTTCCCCGTGATCCCGTAATACCTGAAGTGACCGACCAGTTTCTGGTTGATCGTCCGCCATTGCTCGCGCACCGGGAGGTGGCGGTGTTTGGCCATCCACTCCCCGATCTTCGTGAGCGCCCGACTCATCCGGCTCTTCGCGGTCTTCCGCTTCACCACCCACCGGCCGTTCTTGGCCGTGGCCCAGTAGTGGGTGAATCCCAGGAAGTCGAAGTGGCCTGGTCCCCCATTGGGGTCCCTGGGCTCCCTCGGCTTCCAGAACTCCACCAGCCGGGTCTTATCCGGGTGGATCGTCAGGCCATACCGCTCGAACCGCTTGGGCAGGACTTCCATAACCCGCTTGGCATCCTCCTCCTGGGCAAAGCCCATCACGAAGTCGTCCGCGTAGCGCACCAGGAAGGCCCGACCCCGGAGTCGGGGCTTGACCTCCCTTTCAAACCACACGTCCAGCACCTCGTGGAGGTAGATGTTGGCGAGCATCGGACTGACCACCCCGCCCTGGGGCGAGCCGGTTTCCGGGTGCGTGATGCATCCTTTCTCCAGCACGCCCGCGTTGAGCCATTTGCCGATCAGGCGCCTCAGAACGCCGTCCTTCATCCGCAGGTCAAGGATTTCCCGCAGCTTCCCGTGGTCCAAAGTATCGAAATACTTACGGATATCCACGTCAAGCACCCAGCCTCCCCCCATGTCCATCAACCCCTGCCAAATCGCCTCCAGCGCCATGTGCGCGGAGCGCCCGGGCCTGAACCCGTAGGAGCAGTCCAGGAAGTCCTGCTCATAGAGCGGTTCCATCACCATCACCACGGCCCTTTGCAGGACCTTGTCTTCGAAGGCGGGAATGCCCAGGGGGCGTTGGCTGCCATCCCCTTTCGGGATGTAGGTTCTCCGGACTGGAGGGGCCTTGTAGGTGTCGCCGTTCTTAGCCCGGTTCAGGAGGCTCTGGAGGTTGGACTCCAGGTTTTCCCCGTATTCCTTGCCCGTCACGCCGTCCACCCCGGTCGCCCCATCCTTGCGGGTGCGCCCGAAGGCTTCCTTCATCCAGTCCAGGTCCATGTGGTAGGCCAAGGAGGTGAAAGCCACCTCCGGGTGGATCCTGGCCAGTTCTGCGATCCGTTGTTGTTTCGTGGAGACGCTGTTGGATGTCATTGCACCCATTATCTTTCCCTTCAACGGTTCCGTGATCCGGCAGCTCCTTGGCTCCAGCGGGTCCCGGCGGCCCGGTTCCCCGCGATCATCGCTACTATGAGCTGCTCCGACTTCCGGCCACCCCTCCCGCGCTCCTTCGTTTCCTTCAGTTTGCGGTACCGCCCTGTGCCGGCTGTTCGCTCCCGCCGGGGGCGGCACCCCCCGGCGAGCCTGGGTTCGTTTTACGTGGCTTCCCTCACCACTGGGTTGTTGGCGGAGATGGCTGGATCTCCCAGGTTCCTGGGGAACCCCTGTGCACGTGCCCTGCTCTATGACCCCGGTGGGACCCTACGGTCAGGCCCTTGCGACCTTCGGGTGCTGTCTTCCGATCGGAGAACGGCGTCGACTCCCACGGTTGGATGCTTTCGGGGCTCCATCACACGGCCCATGCACTCCCTGTCTACGCTTCACGAGGTCGGTCGCCCTTCCCCACGCAAGACTCGGTTCCGGCTGCTGGCCAGCTTTGCCGGGCGGGGCTTGCTGCCTCCCCGCTGGGCTCCATTGCGAGGTTTCAGTCTGTCTTAGGTCATCCATCCTCCTCGCCCAGGCTTGGCCTGGCGCACTCCCCGTCCATCCCCGTTAATCCCCGGCTGGTTCTTTTGGCCGGTCTACTGCAGAATCCGGGCTGAGAGGGTGTCTGCTAAAAGGAAGGCCCCCTCCGACTACTGGATCGTGAGAGTCAGCAGGGTGTCGAGCATGCCCCTCAGCTCGTCCACGTCCCGCGCCTCGGCCTTGAAGCCCCTCGCCGAGGCCGCCAGCACCCGGGCGATGCCCGCCAGGGCCGCGTCGTCCCGGGCCTCGAGGGCGGAGACCCGCCGGAGGATGGGGACCAGCAGGGCCTCGAAGGCGGCGAAGCCCTTGGCCTTCACGTCCTCGGCGAAGGCCAGGCCGCAGCTGGCCAGGTCCCGGGCGTCGGGCGAACCCTGCATCATCCGGAAGGGCTGCACGATCCAGCACTCGAAGGCGAAGCGCAGCTGCTCCAGGGGGGTCGGGCGCTCAGGGAGGCCCCGCTCGATCTCCGCCAGGGTCCGGGCCATGAATTCGGCCATGGAGCTCTCGAAGACCTTCTCCTTGTTGCAGAACCGCAGGTAGAGCGCGGGCCGGGAGATGCCGGCGGCCTCGGCGATGTCGCCCATGGTGGTGCGGCGGAAGCCGTAGCGCACGAAGACGGAGGTCGCGGCCTCGATGATCTGCTGGTCCCTTTCTTTGCCCATATCCCAGGGTTGACATTTTTTGGAGAAATGTCAACCTTGGTCGTGATGACAATTTTCGTCAAATCGTCAAGAAAGGACAAACCATGACTTCCAAGGGAATTCCCCAGGCCTGGGGCGTAGCGGACATCCCCGACCAGACCGGCCGGGTGGCCCTGGTGACCGGCGCCAATTCCGGCACCGGCCTGGAGGCCGCCAAGGCCCTGGCGGGCCGCGGCGCCCACGTGATCCTCGCCTGCCGCCGGCTGGAGCGGGCCCTGGGCGCCGAGCAGTCCATCCTCGCCGCCCACCCCGGGGCCTCCCTGGAGCGCGTGGAACTGGACCTGAGCTCCCTGGACTCGGTGGGCGAGGCCGCCCGCACCGTGC from Geothrix sp. 21YS21S-2 includes these protein-coding regions:
- the ltrA gene encoding group II intron reverse transcriptase/maturase yields the protein MTSNSVSTKQQRIAELARIHPEVAFTSLAYHMDLDWMKEAFGRTRKDGATGVDGVTGKEYGENLESNLQSLLNRAKNGDTYKAPPVRRTYIPKGDGSQRPLGIPAFEDKVLQRAVVMVMEPLYEQDFLDCSYGFRPGRSAHMALEAIWQGLMDMGGGWVLDVDIRKYFDTLDHGKLREILDLRMKDGVLRRLIGKWLNAGVLEKGCITHPETGSPQGGVVSPMLANIYLHEVLDVWFEREVKPRLRGRAFLVRYADDFVMGFAQEEDAKRVMEVLPKRFERYGLTIHPDKTRLVEFWKPREPRDPNGGPGHFDFLGFTHYWATAKNGRWVVKRKTAKSRMSRALTKIGEWMAKHRHLPVREQWRTINQKLVGHFRYYGITGNSRALAHFRYEVGRRWRGWLNRRSQRARMTWDRMNKLLARFPLAPAISYASKLRPQRP
- a CDS encoding TetR/AcrR family transcriptional regulator — protein: MGKERDQQIIEAATSVFVRYGFRRTTMGDIAEAAGISRPALYLRFCNKEKVFESSMAEFMARTLAEIERGLPERPTPLEQLRFAFECWIVQPFRMMQGSPDARDLASCGLAFAEDVKAKGFAAFEALLVPILRRVSALEARDDAALAGIARVLAASARGFKAEARDVDELRGMLDTLLTLTIQ